Proteins co-encoded in one Bacillus infantis NRRL B-14911 genomic window:
- a CDS encoding NYN domain-containing protein — MDILIVDGYNIIGAWPDLRELKNKDLGAARDKLVEKMAEFQGYSGYRVIIVFDAHYVKGTEKKFKNYKVEVVFTKENESADERIEKLAISLNNIKTQIHVATSDYTEQWAIFGQGALRISARELLIEMESTEKRIEKKVKKIQEKKPVSKIPLTDEVAEIFEKWRRGQK; from the coding sequence ATGGACATCCTTATAGTGGACGGCTATAACATCATTGGCGCCTGGCCTGATCTCAGGGAGCTGAAGAACAAGGATCTTGGTGCAGCAAGGGACAAGCTTGTAGAAAAGATGGCGGAATTCCAGGGATACTCAGGATACCGGGTCATCATCGTCTTTGATGCCCATTATGTCAAAGGAACAGAGAAAAAGTTCAAGAACTATAAAGTCGAGGTTGTTTTTACAAAAGAAAATGAGTCAGCAGATGAACGCATTGAAAAACTCGCCATCAGCCTGAACAACATTAAAACACAAATCCATGTCGCCACGTCCGATTATACCGAGCAATGGGCCATTTTCGGACAGGGCGCCCTGCGCATATCCGCGCGGGAGCTGTTGATCGAGATGGAGAGCACGGAAAAAAGGATCGAAAAAAAGGTGAAGAAAATCCAGGAAAAAAAGCCGGTTTCAAAGATCCCGCTCACTGATGAAGTGGCAGAAATTTTTGAAAAATGGCGCAGAGGACAGAAATGA
- the rplL gene encoding 50S ribosomal protein L7/L12: protein MTKEQIIEAVKSMTVLELNDLVKAIEEEFGVTAAAPVAVMGGAAGGDAAAEKTEFDVVLASAGDQKIKVIKVVREITGLGLKEAKELVDNTPKPVKEGASKEEAEEIKAKLEEVGAGVEVK, encoded by the coding sequence ATGACTAAAGAACAAATCATTGAAGCAGTCAAAAGCATGACTGTTCTAGAACTTAACGACCTAGTAAAAGCAATCGAAGAAGAGTTTGGCGTAACTGCTGCAGCTCCTGTAGCTGTAATGGGTGGCGCTGCTGGCGGAGATGCTGCAGCTGAGAAAACTGAATTTGACGTTGTTCTTGCATCTGCAGGCGACCAAAAAATCAAAGTTATCAAAGTTGTTCGTGAAATCACAGGTCTTGGTCTTAAAGAAGCAAAAGAACTTGTTGACAACACTCCTAAGCCTGTTAAAGAAGGCGCTTCTAAAGAAGAAGCTGAAGAAATCAAAGCTAAGCTTGAAGAAGTTGGAGCTGGCGTTGAAGTTAAGTAA
- the rpmG gene encoding 50S ribosomal protein L33 — translation MRKKVVLACAECGSRNYSTMSNKESERMELKKFCDTCKAHTVHRETK, via the coding sequence ATGAGGAAAAAAGTTGTACTGGCTTGTGCAGAATGCGGGTCCCGCAACTATTCGACCATGAGCAATAAAGAATCAGAGCGTATGGAATTAAAAAAGTTCTGTGATACATGCAAGGCTCATACTGTCCACCGGGAAACAAAATAG
- the rplA gene encoding 50S ribosomal protein L1: MAKKGKKYLEAAKLVDRSKAYPVAEAIELAKKTNYAKFDATVEVAFRLGVDPKKADQQIRGAVVLPNGTGKTQRVLVFAKGEKAKEAEAAGADYVGDSEYINKISQGWFEFDVIVATPDMMGEVGKLGRTLGPKGLMPNPKTGTVTFDVEKAVNEIKAGKVEYRLDKAGIIHVPIGKTSFEDAKLAENFNTIYDTMLKVKPAAAKGTYVKSVTVTTTMGPGVKVDPSTAAVK, encoded by the coding sequence ATGGCTAAAAAAGGTAAGAAGTATTTAGAAGCTGCTAAGCTTGTAGATCGTTCTAAAGCTTACCCAGTCGCTGAAGCGATTGAGCTTGCTAAGAAAACAAACTATGCGAAATTCGATGCAACTGTTGAAGTGGCTTTCCGTCTTGGGGTTGACCCTAAGAAAGCTGACCAGCAAATCCGCGGAGCAGTCGTGCTTCCAAACGGAACTGGTAAAACTCAGCGTGTATTAGTATTCGCTAAAGGTGAAAAAGCGAAGGAAGCTGAAGCTGCCGGAGCTGACTACGTAGGCGATTCCGAGTACATCAACAAAATCAGCCAAGGCTGGTTCGAATTTGATGTAATCGTTGCTACTCCAGACATGATGGGTGAAGTTGGTAAGCTTGGACGTACATTAGGTCCTAAAGGCTTAATGCCAAACCCTAAAACTGGAACAGTTACTTTTGATGTAGAAAAAGCAGTAAACGAGATCAAAGCTGGTAAAGTTGAGTACCGTCTGGACAAAGCTGGAATCATCCACGTTCCAATCGGAAAAACTTCATTCGAAGATGCGAAGCTTGCTGAAAACTTCAACACGATCTACGATACTATGCTGAAGGTTAAGCCTGCTGCAGCAAAAGGAACTTACGTAAAATCTGTTACTGTAACAACAACTATGGGCCCTGGCGTCAAAGTTGATCCTTCTACAGCCGCAGTAAAATAA
- the rplK gene encoding 50S ribosomal protein L11, translated as MAKKVIKVVKLQIPAGKANPAPPVGPALGQAGVNIMGFCKEFNARTAEQAGLIIPVEISVFEDRSFTFITKTPPAAVLLKKAAGIESGSGEPNRNKVATVKRDKVREIAETKMPDLNAASVESAMRMVEGTARSMGIVIED; from the coding sequence GTGGCTAAAAAAGTTATCAAGGTAGTTAAATTGCAAATCCCTGCTGGTAAAGCAAATCCAGCACCGCCAGTTGGTCCTGCATTGGGTCAAGCCGGTGTTAACATCATGGGATTCTGTAAAGAGTTTAATGCTCGTACAGCTGAACAGGCTGGACTGATCATCCCTGTTGAAATCTCGGTTTTTGAAGACCGTTCATTTACATTTATTACGAAAACTCCTCCTGCTGCCGTTCTTCTTAAGAAAGCGGCTGGAATCGAGTCTGGTTCTGGTGAACCAAACCGTAATAAAGTAGCAACAGTTAAGCGTGATAAAGTACGCGAGATTGCTGAGACTAAAATGCCTGACTTAAATGCTGCTAGCGTTGAATCCGCTATGCGCATGGTAGAAGGTACTGCACGCAGCATGGGTATCGTCATCGAAGACTGA
- a CDS encoding Mini-ribonuclease 3, with product MLRYGNKVNEKQLNSLALAYMGDAVFEQYVRNHLIQKGTVRPNFLHKEATAYVSAKAQSYVIHKFLEADFLDEEEAAVVRRGRNAKSGTIPKNTDVQTYRYSTAFEALIGYLYLAGAEERLEEIISAAFLHAEERKGGQGK from the coding sequence ATGCTCCGCTACGGAAATAAAGTCAATGAAAAGCAGCTGAACAGCCTCGCGCTTGCCTATATGGGCGATGCTGTATTTGAGCAGTATGTACGGAATCACTTGATCCAGAAGGGGACCGTGAGGCCGAACTTCCTTCATAAAGAGGCGACGGCTTATGTATCCGCCAAGGCGCAGTCCTATGTGATCCATAAATTCCTTGAAGCGGACTTTCTGGATGAAGAGGAAGCTGCCGTTGTCAGGAGGGGGCGGAATGCCAAGTCCGGAACCATCCCGAAAAATACTGATGTGCAGACATACCGGTACAGCACTGCATTTGAAGCGCTGATTGGCTATCTATATTTAGCTGGAGCGGAGGAGCGGCTGGAGGAAATCATCTCTGCCGCCTTCCTTCACGCCGAAGAAAGGAAAGGGGGGCAAGGAAAGTGA
- the nusG gene encoding transcription termination/antitermination protein NusG: MEKNWYVVHTYSGYENKVKANLEKRVETMAMQDKIFRVIVPEEEETDIKNGKKKVVKRKVFPGYVLVEIVMTDDSWYVVRNTPGVTGFVGSAGSGSKPTPLLPEEVNVILKRMGVDEKRVDIDFEIGETVKVNEGPFANFTGSIEEIDKDKAKIKVLVNMFGRETPVELDFTQIEKL; this comes from the coding sequence ATGGAAAAAAACTGGTATGTAGTCCATACTTATTCAGGTTATGAAAACAAAGTAAAAGCCAACCTGGAAAAACGGGTGGAAACAATGGCGATGCAAGATAAGATCTTCCGCGTGATTGTGCCTGAAGAAGAAGAAACAGATATTAAGAACGGCAAGAAAAAAGTGGTGAAGCGAAAGGTATTCCCGGGTTATGTGCTTGTCGAGATCGTCATGACAGACGACTCCTGGTATGTAGTCCGCAATACACCGGGCGTTACAGGGTTCGTCGGTTCGGCAGGGTCGGGCTCAAAGCCGACGCCATTGCTCCCTGAGGAAGTAAATGTTATCCTTAAGCGCATGGGCGTTGATGAAAAGCGCGTGGACATCGACTTCGAAATCGGCGAGACCGTCAAGGTGAACGAAGGTCCTTTTGCGAACTTCACGGGCTCCATTGAAGAGATTGATAAAGACAAAGCGAAGATCAAAGTTCTGGTTAATATGTTCGGGCGGGAAACTCCTGTCGAGCTCGATTTTACACAAATTGAAAAATTATAG
- the rpoB gene encoding DNA-directed RNA polymerase subunit beta — protein sequence MTGQLVQYGRHRQRRSYARISEVLDLPNLIEIQTSSYQWFLDEGLREMFQDISPIEDFTGNLSLEFIDYSLGDPKYSVEESKERDVTYSAPLRVKVRLVNKETGEVKDQDVFMGDFPLMTETGTFVINGAERVIVSQLVRSPSVYYSGKLDKNGKRGFSATVIPNRGAWLEYETDAKDVVYVRIDRTRKLPVTVLLRALGFGSDQEIIDLIGDNEYIRNTLEKDNTESTDKALLEIYERLRPGEPPTVENAKSLLVSRFFDPKRYDLANVGRYKINKKLHIKNRLFNQRLAETLVDPETGEIIAEKGTMLDRRNLDRIIPNLENNIGFRTAAPSGGVVEDEVLLQSIKVYAPNEDGEKEINIIGNAYVEEAVKNIAPSDIIASIGYFFNLLHGVGDTDDIDHLGNRRLRSVGELLQNQFRIGLSRMERVVRERMSIQDTNTITPQQLINIRPVIASIKEFFGSSQLSQFMDQTNPLAELTHKRRLSALGPGGLTRERAGFEVRDVHYSHYGRMCPIETPEGPNIGLINSLSSFAKVNRFGFIETPYRRINPETGRVTDQIDYLTADEEDNYVVAQANARLGDDGTFLDDEVVARFRGENTVVPKDRVDYMDVSPKQVVSAATACIPFLENDDSNRALMGANMQRQAVPLLQPEAPRVGTGMEYVSGKDSGAAVICKHEGIVEHVEAREVWVRRISEVNGQEVKGDLDKYRMLKFIRSNQGTCYNQRPIVAVGNRVTKGEILADGPSMELGELALGRNVLVAFMTWDGYNYEDAIIMSERLVKDDVYTSIHIEEYESESRDTKLGPEEITRDIPNVGEDALRNLDERGIIRTGAEVKDGDLLVGKVTPKGVTELTAEERLLHAIFGEKAREVRDTSLRVPHGGGGIVLDVKVFNREDGDELPPGVNQLVRVYIVQKRKISEGDKMAGRHGNKGVISRILPEEDMPYLPDGTPVDIMLNPLGVPSRMNIGQVLELHLGMAARALGIHVASPVFDGAREEDVWSTIEEAGMARDAKTVLYDGRSGEPFDNRVSVGVMYMIKLAHMVDDKLHARSTGPYSLVTQQPLGGKAQFGGQRFGEMEVWALEAYGAAYTLQEILTVKSDDVVGRVKTYEAIVKGENVPEPGVPESFRVLMKELQSLGMDVKILSGDEKEIEMRDLEDDDDVQQAESLTIAPDTEEANTEKVASKE from the coding sequence TTGACAGGTCAACTAGTTCAGTATGGACGACACCGCCAACGTAGAAGTTACGCACGAATCAGTGAAGTTTTGGATTTGCCTAATTTAATTGAAATCCAAACCTCTTCTTATCAATGGTTTCTTGATGAGGGTCTTCGTGAAATGTTCCAGGACATTTCGCCAATTGAAGACTTTACTGGTAACTTATCGCTTGAATTTATTGATTACAGCCTTGGCGATCCAAAGTATTCCGTTGAGGAATCGAAAGAACGAGATGTTACATATTCAGCACCTTTGCGTGTTAAAGTGCGTCTTGTAAACAAAGAAACAGGCGAAGTTAAAGACCAGGATGTCTTTATGGGTGACTTCCCGCTTATGACAGAAACAGGTACGTTTGTGATCAATGGAGCAGAACGCGTCATCGTTTCTCAGTTAGTACGTTCACCGAGTGTATACTATAGCGGAAAGCTGGATAAAAACGGGAAAAGAGGCTTCTCTGCTACTGTTATCCCGAACCGCGGCGCCTGGCTTGAATATGAAACAGATGCCAAGGATGTCGTATACGTTAGAATAGATCGTACTCGGAAACTGCCCGTTACGGTTCTTTTGCGTGCACTTGGGTTCGGCTCTGATCAAGAAATCATTGATTTGATCGGAGACAATGAATATATCCGCAATACGCTTGAAAAAGACAACACAGAAAGTACAGATAAAGCCCTTCTGGAAATCTATGAGCGTCTTCGTCCGGGCGAGCCGCCGACTGTAGAAAATGCAAAAAGCCTGCTCGTTTCCAGATTCTTTGATCCAAAACGCTATGATTTAGCGAATGTTGGACGCTACAAGATCAATAAGAAGCTTCATATTAAAAATAGACTGTTCAATCAGCGCCTTGCTGAGACTCTGGTTGATCCTGAAACAGGCGAAATCATCGCTGAGAAAGGGACTATGCTGGACCGCCGCAACCTGGACCGCATCATCCCTAATCTTGAGAACAATATCGGCTTCAGGACAGCAGCTCCTTCAGGAGGAGTGGTGGAGGACGAGGTCCTTCTTCAATCCATCAAGGTGTATGCCCCTAATGAAGACGGAGAAAAAGAGATCAATATCATCGGCAATGCCTATGTCGAGGAAGCGGTCAAGAATATCGCGCCTTCTGATATCATTGCGTCCATTGGCTATTTCTTCAACCTTCTTCATGGAGTCGGCGATACCGATGATATCGACCACCTGGGGAACAGACGTCTTCGTTCAGTAGGCGAACTGCTCCAGAACCAGTTCCGAATCGGACTTTCCAGGATGGAACGTGTTGTCCGCGAGAGGATGTCCATCCAGGATACAAATACAATTACACCGCAGCAGCTGATCAACATCAGGCCTGTGATCGCTTCTATCAAAGAGTTCTTTGGCAGCTCACAGCTTTCACAGTTCATGGACCAGACAAACCCGCTTGCCGAGCTGACGCATAAGCGCCGTCTATCTGCATTGGGGCCTGGCGGTCTGACTCGTGAGCGCGCCGGCTTTGAAGTCCGTGACGTTCACTATTCACACTATGGCCGCATGTGTCCGATTGAAACGCCGGAAGGACCGAATATTGGTCTGATCAACTCACTGTCATCCTTTGCGAAGGTAAACCGCTTCGGATTCATCGAAACGCCTTACCGCCGCATCAACCCTGAGACAGGCAGAGTGACAGACCAGATCGATTACCTGACAGCTGATGAAGAAGATAACTATGTTGTTGCACAGGCGAATGCGCGTCTTGGCGATGACGGTACTTTCCTTGACGATGAAGTCGTTGCGCGTTTCCGCGGGGAAAATACAGTTGTGCCGAAAGACCGCGTCGACTATATGGATGTTTCTCCTAAACAGGTAGTATCAGCTGCAACAGCTTGTATTCCTTTCCTTGAAAACGATGACTCCAACCGTGCCCTCATGGGGGCGAACATGCAGCGTCAGGCTGTGCCATTGCTGCAGCCTGAAGCACCTCGTGTAGGTACAGGAATGGAGTATGTTTCCGGAAAAGACTCCGGTGCGGCTGTCATCTGCAAGCACGAAGGAATCGTCGAGCATGTTGAAGCTCGTGAAGTCTGGGTGCGCCGCATTTCCGAGGTCAATGGCCAGGAAGTCAAAGGCGACCTTGATAAATACAGGATGCTGAAATTCATCCGTTCCAACCAGGGAACATGCTATAACCAGCGTCCGATTGTTGCTGTCGGGAACCGTGTGACAAAAGGCGAGATCCTTGCCGACGGCCCTTCCATGGAGCTTGGCGAGCTTGCGCTGGGCCGCAATGTGCTTGTTGCCTTCATGACTTGGGACGGCTATAACTATGAGGATGCGATCATCATGAGCGAACGCCTTGTAAAAGACGACGTTTATACATCCATCCACATTGAAGAATATGAATCAGAATCAAGAGATACAAAGCTAGGGCCTGAAGAAATCACCCGCGACATCCCGAATGTCGGTGAAGATGCACTCCGCAATCTTGATGAGCGCGGAATCATCCGTACGGGTGCTGAAGTAAAGGATGGCGACCTGCTTGTCGGTAAGGTTACTCCTAAGGGTGTAACAGAGCTGACAGCAGAAGAACGCCTCCTGCATGCCATCTTTGGCGAGAAAGCCCGTGAAGTGCGTGATACTTCCCTTCGTGTTCCTCACGGAGGAGGCGGAATCGTGCTTGATGTCAAAGTCTTCAACCGTGAAGACGGAGATGAGCTGCCGCCAGGCGTGAACCAGCTTGTACGTGTTTATATCGTTCAGAAGCGTAAAATCTCCGAGGGAGATAAAATGGCAGGACGCCACGGAAATAAAGGGGTTATCTCCCGGATCCTTCCGGAAGAAGATATGCCTTACCTTCCAGATGGCACACCAGTCGACATCATGTTGAATCCGCTGGGGGTTCCTTCCCGTATGAACATCGGGCAGGTGCTTGAGCTTCACCTCGGCATGGCTGCGAGAGCGCTGGGCATTCACGTTGCTTCACCGGTATTTGATGGAGCGCGCGAGGAAGATGTCTGGTCAACAATTGAAGAAGCCGGCATGGCCCGTGATGCGAAGACAGTCCTGTACGACGGCCGTTCGGGAGAACCGTTCGACAACCGTGTATCTGTCGGCGTCATGTACATGATCAAACTGGCCCACATGGTTGATGATAAGCTCCATGCCCGTTCAACCGGCCCTTACTCACTTGTTACGCAGCAGCCTCTTGGCGGTAAAGCCCAGTTCGGCGGACAGCGTTTCGGGGAGATGGAGGTTTGGGCGCTTGAAGCTTACGGTGCCGCCTATACATTGCAGGAAATCCTGACAGTTAAATCAGATGACGTAGTCGGACGTGTGAAAACGTACGAAGCGATTGTCAAAGGCGAGAATGTACCTGAGCCGGGAGTGCCGGAGTCCTTCCGCGTATTGATGAAAGAGCTTCAGAGCTTGGGTATGGATGTTAAGATCCTGTCAGGCGATGAGAAAGAAATTGAAATGCGCGACCTTGAGGACGATGATGATGTACAGCAGGCTGAATCGCTGACCATCGCGCCGGATACAGAGGAAGCAAACACTGAAAAAGTAGCTAGCAAAGAATAA
- a CDS encoding class I SAM-dependent methyltransferase codes for MTEHYYSRTSKTESDPAYWDFSLRGHSFRFKTDNGVFSKKEVDFGSRLLVEAFKLPELEGNILDVGCGYGPIGLSIAKSFPERTVHMVDVNLRAIELAKENAAGNSVSNAAIYESDRLTGVGGGKFAAILTNPPIRAGKQVVHDIFEQSFEHMLTGGELWVVIQKKQGAPSAIEKLDSLFSDVETVEKKKGYFILKAKKS; via the coding sequence ATGACCGAACATTATTATTCCCGCACATCAAAAACGGAAAGTGACCCTGCCTATTGGGATTTTTCCCTAAGAGGGCATTCCTTCCGATTTAAAACCGATAATGGTGTATTTTCAAAAAAAGAAGTGGACTTCGGTTCAAGGCTTCTTGTTGAAGCGTTCAAACTGCCGGAGCTGGAAGGAAATATTCTGGATGTTGGCTGCGGCTACGGTCCGATCGGCTTGTCCATCGCCAAAAGCTTTCCGGAAAGGACGGTCCACATGGTTGATGTGAATCTCCGGGCAATCGAACTGGCAAAGGAAAATGCAGCCGGGAATTCAGTCAGCAATGCTGCCATCTATGAAAGTGACCGGTTAACCGGTGTTGGAGGGGGCAAGTTTGCGGCTATCCTGACAAATCCGCCAATCCGTGCCGGAAAACAGGTTGTCCATGACATTTTTGAACAAAGCTTTGAGCACATGCTGACGGGCGGAGAGCTCTGGGTTGTCATCCAGAAAAAGCAGGGTGCCCCTTCAGCGATCGAGAAACTTGACTCGCTTTTTTCAGACGTGGAAACCGTAGAGAAGAAAAAAGGCTACTTTATTTTAAAAGCGAAAAAAAGTTGA
- the sigH gene encoding RNA polymerase sporulation sigma factor SigH gives MINEEEKNYLQLEDEEIIELVHRGESEALDYLIQKYRNFVRAKARSYFLIGADKEDIVQEGMIGLYKAIRDFKEDKLSSFKAFAELCITRQIITAIKTATRQKHIPLNSYVSLDKPIYDEESDRTLMDVISGAKVMDPEELIINQEEFDNIEVKMSELLSDLERKVLALYLDGQSYQEISEELNRHVKSIDNALQRVKRKLERYLEVREFSL, from the coding sequence ATGATCAACGAAGAGGAAAAGAATTATCTTCAGCTCGAAGATGAAGAGATAATTGAATTGGTCCACAGGGGCGAGAGCGAGGCTTTGGATTATCTGATCCAAAAGTACCGGAATTTCGTGCGTGCCAAGGCAAGGTCCTATTTCCTGATAGGCGCTGATAAAGAAGACATCGTCCAGGAGGGCATGATCGGCCTCTATAAGGCCATCAGGGACTTCAAAGAGGACAAGCTGTCTTCCTTCAAGGCGTTTGCCGAGCTGTGCATCACCCGGCAGATCATAACAGCGATCAAAACCGCCACCCGCCAAAAGCATATACCGCTCAATTCCTATGTTTCGCTTGATAAGCCGATTTATGATGAAGAATCGGACAGGACGCTGATGGATGTGATCTCCGGCGCCAAGGTGATGGACCCGGAAGAGCTGATCATCAACCAGGAGGAATTCGACAACATTGAAGTGAAAATGTCCGAGCTCCTGAGCGATCTGGAAAGGAAGGTCCTTGCCCTCTATCTTGACGGGCAGTCCTATCAGGAAATCTCCGAGGAGCTGAACAGGCATGTGAAGTCGATTGACAACGCCCTGCAGCGGGTCAAGAGGAAGCTGGAGAGATATCTTGAAGTCCGCGAATTTTCATTGTAA
- the rlmB gene encoding 23S rRNA (guanosine(2251)-2'-O)-methyltransferase RlmB has translation MSQDFIIGKNPVLEALRAERDINKIFIAEGSQGGQMQQVIGLAKTNGVLVQFVPKKKLDQMAEGIHQGVVAAVAAYEYAEVDDLFAAAEKKNEAPFFLLLDEIEDPHNLGSIMRTADAVGAHGIIIPKRRAVGLTATVAKASTGAIEHIPVARVTNLARTIDELKEKGVWIAGTDAKGSEDYRRFDGTMPLGLVIGSEGKGMGRLIRDKCDFLIHLPMAGHVTSLNASVAAALLMYEVYRKRHPLEG, from the coding sequence GTGAGCCAGGATTTTATTATTGGGAAAAACCCCGTGCTGGAAGCCTTAAGGGCTGAGCGGGATATCAACAAGATTTTTATAGCGGAAGGATCCCAGGGCGGGCAAATGCAGCAGGTTATCGGCCTTGCCAAAACAAACGGGGTGCTTGTGCAGTTTGTGCCGAAGAAGAAGCTTGACCAGATGGCAGAAGGAATTCACCAGGGCGTCGTGGCAGCGGTCGCGGCCTATGAGTACGCAGAGGTGGATGATCTCTTCGCGGCAGCGGAGAAAAAGAATGAAGCTCCGTTTTTCCTGCTGCTGGATGAGATTGAAGACCCCCATAACCTGGGCTCCATCATGAGGACGGCAGATGCTGTCGGTGCCCATGGCATCATCATTCCGAAAAGAAGGGCAGTGGGGCTGACCGCCACAGTGGCGAAGGCATCGACCGGTGCAATCGAGCATATCCCCGTCGCAAGAGTGACCAATTTGGCCAGGACGATTGATGAGCTGAAGGAAAAAGGTGTCTGGATCGCCGGGACGGATGCAAAGGGAAGCGAGGATTACCGCCGTTTTGACGGAACTATGCCGCTGGGCCTTGTGATCGGCAGTGAAGGAAAGGGGATGGGCCGCCTGATCCGCGACAAGTGCGATTTTCTGATCCATTTGCCGATGGCCGGGCATGTAACATCTCTGAACGCTTCTGTTGCAGCAGCACTTTTAATGTATGAGGTATACCGCAAACGCCATCCGCTAGAGGGATAA
- the secE gene encoding preprotein translocase subunit SecE: protein MNFFRDIGREMRKVSWPKRKELTSYTITVLVTVTFFALFFAVLDLGISELIRLILE, encoded by the coding sequence GTGAATTTTTTCCGTGATATTGGACGCGAAATGAGAAAGGTCAGCTGGCCAAAGCGCAAGGAGCTCACCAGCTATACGATAACAGTCCTTGTGACAGTAACGTTCTTCGCCCTTTTCTTCGCCGTTCTTGACTTAGGTATTTCTGAATTGATTCGTTTAATTCTTGAATAA
- the rplJ gene encoding 50S ribosomal protein L10: protein MSSAIEQKKLIVDEIADKFKASKSTVVVDYRGLTVAEVTELRKQLRDAGIEFKVYKNSMARRAAEASELSGLNEALTGPNAIAFSNEDVVAPAKILNDFAKKHEALEIKAGVIEGNIASVEDVKALAELPSREGLLSMLLSVLQAPIRNLALAAKAVADQKEEQGA, encoded by the coding sequence ATGAGCAGCGCTATTGAACAAAAGAAATTGATCGTTGACGAGATTGCCGATAAATTCAAAGCAAGCAAATCAACGGTTGTAGTTGACTACCGCGGACTGACTGTTGCTGAAGTAACTGAACTTCGTAAGCAGCTTCGTGATGCGGGAATCGAGTTCAAGGTTTACAAAAACAGCATGGCTCGCCGTGCTGCAGAAGCTTCTGAGCTTTCTGGCTTGAACGAAGCACTGACAGGTCCAAATGCGATTGCATTCAGTAATGAAGATGTAGTTGCACCTGCGAAAATCCTAAACGATTTCGCTAAAAAACATGAGGCTCTTGAAATCAAGGCTGGTGTAATCGAAGGCAACATCGCTTCTGTTGAGGATGTTAAAGCTCTTGCTGAACTTCCATCACGCGAAGGCTTGCTGTCTATGCTACTCAGCGTACTTCAAGCACCTATCCGCAATCTTGCTCTTGCTGCAAAAGCTGTTGCAGATCAAAAAGAAGAACAAGGCGCGTAA